TTCGTCGGTTACACGGACCACTCCTCATCCCGCTATCCCGTCACGGCCAACCACCGTCATCATCGTGCCGGTCATGGTCGCGATCAGCTTGGCCTCGCCATCGGCGGCAAAGGCGTACGCCTGGCCATCGGCGACAATGATGGTGCGGCCGGGTTTGGTCACCGAGCCGCGGAACAGGAAGCGTTCGCCCCGGCCGGGCGCCAGGAGGTTGACCTTGAACTCAATGGTCAGCACGCCGGAATTTTCCGGCATCAGCGAAAATGCGGCATAGCCGCAGGCCGAGTCCAGCGCCGTCGAAATCACCCCGGCATGCAGGAAACCGTGCTGCTGGGTCAGTGCCTGGGAATAGGGCATTTCGATCTCGATGATGCCCGGCGTCACAAGCGTCAGTTCGGCGCCGATGGTCGCCATCGCCTGCTGG
This region of Mesorhizobium sp. C432A genomic DNA includes:
- a CDS encoding PaaI family thioesterase: MAAKIVPAPDYEDRVRASFARQQAMATIGAELTLVTPGIIEIEMPYSQALTQQHGFLHAGVISTALDSACGYAAFSLMPENSGVLTIEFKVNLLAPGRGERFLFRGSVTKPGRTIIVADGQAYAFAADGEAKLIATMTGTMMTVVGRDGIAG